One part of the Tunicatimonas pelagia genome encodes these proteins:
- a CDS encoding type II toxin-antitoxin system VapB family antitoxin translates to MRTNIEINDELMASAMKAMKARTKREVVEEGLRLVAERAARQRIMRKKGEVELWEGYTG, encoded by the coding sequence ATGCGAACAAACATTGAGATAAACGACGAATTGATGGCCTCCGCTATGAAAGCGATGAAGGCTCGAACAAAACGTGAGGTTGTCGAGGAGGGATTACGGCTAGTAGCCGAACGAGCCGCTCGTCAGCGGATTATGCGTAAAAAGGGCGAGGTTGAGTTATGGGAGGGTTATACAGGTTAA
- the vapC gene encoding type II toxin-antitoxin system VapC family toxin: MLIDTSAWLDYLFFRKDDRLETFMDNYLANPANIISIVPIIYQEVLQGMRYEKDYRQFQEDFQFFQFHYYSNQEEAAKRAATLYRKCRRKGVTVRKPNDCMIALFAIDLNIPLLAIDRDFKEIAKVHPLQLVAY, from the coding sequence ATGCTGATCGATACCTCCGCTTGGTTAGATTATCTGTTTTTCAGAAAAGATGATCGGCTCGAGACCTTCATGGATAACTATTTGGCCAATCCTGCTAACATCATCTCTATAGTGCCAATTATTTATCAGGAGGTATTACAAGGAATGCGATACGAAAAAGATTATCGCCAGTTTCAAGAGGATTTTCAATTCTTTCAGTTTCATTATTACTCCAACCAAGAAGAAGCTGCCAAGAGAGCTGCTACCTTGTATCGGAAATGCCGAAGAAAAGGAGTAACAGTTCGGAAGCCTAATGATTGTATGATTGCGCTGTTTGCGATAGATTTAAACATACCACTCTTAGCCATTGATCGGGATTTTAAAGAAATAGCGAAAGTGCATCCTTTACAACTAGTTGCCTATTAG
- a CDS encoding DUF1501 domain-containing protein, with amino-acid sequence MARKPTKTSSPSHIQRLLNQQAATTLNRRDFLYGLGSSVGAVALSSLLGTPALAKRKPGGPLAPQQPMLPAKAKACIFLMMEGGPSHIDTFDPKPKLHDLHMQKFTRQGENLSAMSSGNRYYVESPFKTRKVGQAGADMSEHFVHLADVADDICFYRGAQAESVNHPTAMYHINTGNKFGGEPGIGAWVTYGLGTENENLPAFIVLPEVAYPQGGASNWSNGFLPAYYQGTPLRSVGSPILDIKPPPGVSRYHQRESLDLLNTFNESHGERHPAHDDLAARMESYELAFRMQMEVPDIIEIEQEDEKTKELYGVGEETTDAFGRKCLLARRLIEQGVRFVQVYSGGWDSHDYLARAHGSLIRSIDKPVAGLIKDLKRRGMLDETLIVWCGEFGRSPDNGVRGGGMAYGRDHNPNAMAMWFAGGGVKAGHTIGATDETGESAVDVVHPLQDVHVTLLRLLGLDDNKLTYFHGGRYKQLSQTGGKVIKELLA; translated from the coding sequence ATGGCACGAAAACCTACTAAAACAAGTTCTCCAAGCCATATCCAGCGACTACTCAATCAGCAAGCAGCTACCACGCTTAACCGCCGCGATTTTCTTTACGGCTTGGGCTCCAGTGTAGGTGCCGTAGCCCTGAGTAGTTTGCTAGGCACTCCAGCGTTGGCGAAGAGAAAACCGGGTGGACCGCTGGCTCCTCAGCAACCGATGCTTCCGGCGAAGGCTAAAGCCTGTATTTTTCTGATGATGGAAGGTGGCCCCAGTCATATCGATACGTTTGACCCCAAACCTAAACTGCATGATTTACACATGCAGAAGTTCACTCGGCAGGGCGAGAACCTTTCGGCGATGTCGTCGGGTAACCGTTACTACGTAGAAAGTCCGTTCAAAACCCGGAAGGTAGGGCAGGCGGGAGCGGATATGAGTGAGCATTTTGTGCATTTGGCCGATGTGGCCGATGATATTTGCTTCTACCGGGGTGCTCAGGCCGAATCAGTGAACCACCCTACGGCCATGTACCATATTAATACCGGAAACAAATTTGGGGGCGAGCCAGGTATTGGAGCTTGGGTCACTTACGGCTTAGGTACCGAAAATGAGAATCTGCCCGCCTTCATTGTGCTTCCCGAAGTGGCCTATCCGCAGGGCGGAGCTTCCAACTGGTCGAACGGATTTCTTCCGGCCTACTATCAGGGCACCCCGCTGCGCTCGGTAGGTTCACCCATTCTGGACATTAAACCCCCGCCCGGGGTGAGTCGCTACCACCAACGGGAAAGTCTAGATTTACTGAACACTTTTAACGAAAGTCACGGGGAACGCCACCCGGCACACGATGACCTGGCCGCTCGGATGGAAAGCTACGAACTGGCTTTTCGGATGCAGATGGAAGTACCCGATATTATTGAAATTGAACAGGAAGACGAAAAAACCAAAGAACTCTACGGCGTGGGTGAAGAGACGACTGATGCCTTCGGACGAAAATGCCTGCTAGCCCGGCGGTTGATTGAGCAGGGAGTACGCTTCGTCCAAGTTTACTCCGGCGGTTGGGATTCGCACGATTATCTGGCTCGAGCTCACGGCAGCCTGATTAGAAGCATTGATAAACCAGTAGCCGGACTGATTAAAGACCTGAAGCGGCGCGGTATGCTGGATGAAACCCTCATCGTCTGGTGCGGCGAGTTTGGACGTAGCCCCGATAACGGTGTTCGCGGAGGCGGAATGGCCTACGGACGCGACCATAACCCGAATGCGATGGCCATGTGGTTTGCCGGGGGAGGCGTAAAAGCCGGACATACTATCGGGGCTACCGATGAAACCGGTGAGAGTGCCGTGGATGTAGTTCATCCATTGCAAGATGTACACGTTACGCTACTCCGTTTGCTCGGCTTAGACGATAACAAGCTAACGTATTTTCACGGTGGTCGCTACAAACAACTTTCTCAAACCGGAGGAAAGGTAATTAAGGAGCTATTGGCTTAG
- a CDS encoding transglutaminase domain-containing protein — protein sequence MGKLKFGWLVLCLLVTVAYAEDTTSPFGQVTRAELASTYYPLDSTANAVMLRNNGEVHFSYEENIGFRAHYTQEVKIKIYRSAGFQWADVVLPYYVKDKYKAEIIRGVEGFSYTLSGDLIQKTGLDKKDVFTEKATDAYSLKKFAFPNVREGSIIEYKYTLTSPYIFQLRDWEFQYEIPVKWSEFTAEIPAFYEYQILYQGYVPMVKNEAKLNKLEQRLGQYTYNNAKYVWAVENVPAFTDESFISNKDDYLAKLTFQLTKENFPGRAVRDYMETWPQLTDDLLKLTDFGRYLKRKDGKETVKQLTTGLSTNLEKAQAVYNYLKQQLRWNGEISLYPDTSPKNLLITQIGNSTDLNILLNNWLNLAGVEAKPVLLSTRAHGRIQTKYPKVSQFNNAIVHTQIEGKEYLLDITDPAQPFGMIPIYCLNNQGLLVDAKEEKWIPLERGQIYQVENYYNVKYEASEDQFYNIVSQIYRGYGALTMRQQLRDKPEEITGYQYEDFKVINEDKLSKDLRMSYTRQSGIEQLGDYIYLETFPQSPVAENPFKVTDRQHPIDYSYRQVYKQTLSLQLPPGYEAEELPSSQSVSLEGNTVQFIFQVQQTTVAVQVLSLLRIDRSLIASEQYQELRTLYQEMLTKHQEKIVLRKIKSE from the coding sequence ATGGGTAAACTAAAATTTGGGTGGTTAGTGCTGTGCTTGTTAGTTACTGTAGCATACGCTGAAGATACTACCTCGCCCTTTGGGCAGGTTACTAGAGCTGAGTTAGCCAGTACTTACTATCCACTAGATTCTACAGCCAATGCAGTAATGTTGCGTAACAATGGGGAAGTACATTTCAGCTACGAAGAAAATATAGGCTTTCGGGCGCACTACACACAAGAGGTGAAAATCAAGATTTATCGCTCTGCTGGTTTTCAGTGGGCTGATGTGGTGCTGCCCTACTACGTAAAGGATAAATATAAAGCTGAAATAATTCGCGGCGTTGAAGGGTTCAGCTATACCCTCAGTGGCGACCTTATTCAGAAGACTGGGTTGGATAAGAAAGATGTTTTCACCGAGAAAGCCACTGATGCTTATTCTCTCAAAAAGTTTGCTTTTCCCAACGTACGAGAGGGCTCTATTATTGAGTATAAGTACACGTTAACTTCCCCCTACATTTTTCAACTACGTGATTGGGAGTTTCAGTACGAAATTCCGGTGAAATGGAGCGAGTTTACGGCTGAAATTCCTGCTTTTTACGAGTATCAGATTCTATATCAGGGCTACGTGCCGATGGTTAAGAATGAAGCCAAATTAAATAAACTGGAACAGCGGTTAGGGCAGTATACTTATAACAATGCTAAGTATGTTTGGGCCGTAGAGAATGTCCCCGCCTTCACCGACGAATCGTTTATCAGCAACAAAGATGATTACTTGGCCAAGCTTACTTTTCAACTTACCAAAGAAAATTTTCCGGGAAGAGCTGTTCGGGATTATATGGAAACTTGGCCTCAACTAACCGATGATCTGCTGAAGTTAACCGATTTTGGCCGCTACCTCAAACGGAAAGATGGTAAAGAAACCGTAAAGCAACTGACCACTGGCCTATCTACTAATTTGGAAAAAGCACAAGCGGTCTACAATTATCTGAAACAGCAACTACGCTGGAACGGAGAAATTAGCCTTTACCCGGATACGTCGCCCAAGAACCTACTCATAACCCAAATCGGTAATAGCACTGATCTGAATATTCTATTAAATAACTGGCTTAACTTGGCCGGAGTAGAGGCAAAACCGGTATTGCTTAGCACTCGGGCGCACGGAAGAATTCAAACTAAGTATCCTAAAGTTAGCCAGTTTAACAATGCAATAGTGCATACGCAGATTGAGGGTAAAGAATATTTACTGGATATTACTGATCCGGCGCAGCCCTTCGGGATGATTCCCATTTACTGTTTGAATAATCAGGGACTACTGGTAGATGCAAAAGAAGAGAAATGGATTCCATTAGAGCGAGGGCAGATTTACCAAGTAGAAAATTATTACAATGTGAAATACGAAGCATCGGAAGATCAATTTTACAATATTGTTAGTCAGATATACCGAGGCTACGGAGCATTAACCATGCGACAGCAATTACGTGATAAGCCGGAAGAAATTACTGGATACCAGTACGAAGATTTTAAAGTAATCAATGAAGATAAATTGAGTAAAGACCTTCGGATGAGCTATACCCGCCAATCTGGTATTGAGCAGCTAGGGGACTATATTTATCTGGAAACTTTTCCTCAATCGCCCGTTGCCGAAAATCCGTTTAAAGTTACTGACCGTCAGCACCCAATTGACTATAGCTATCGGCAGGTATACAAGCAAACGCTCAGTTTACAGTTGCCGCCGGGGTACGAAGCTGAGGAGCTTCCCAGCTCCCAATCTGTTTCATTAGAAGGGAATACGGTGCAGTTTATTTTTCAGGTTCAGCAGACCACAGTAGCAGTACAAGTGCTAAGTTTGCTTCGCATTGATCGCTCACTGATTGCCTCCGAGCAGTATCAGGAGCTACGTACGCTATATCAGGAAATGCTAACCAAGCATCAAGAAAAGATCGTACTGCGAAAAATAAAATCAGAATAG